In Anopheles gambiae chromosome 2, idAnoGambNW_F1_1, whole genome shotgun sequence, a single window of DNA contains:
- the LOC1276193 gene encoding uncharacterized protein DDB_G0283357 isoform X1: MDIGMDRSGTDAGMATIGSLFQHIVNEMKNSSPLWEDFIAKATKLHACLRAAIQALAAYLDAFQKIADAATNSRGATKEIGTALTRVCLRHKAVESRMKTFTTAIMDCLVVPLQEKLEDWKKQVTVIDKDHAKEYKRCRAELKKRSSDTLRLQKKAKKGAADNLHVLVESSMQDVTMRRCELEEVERKSLRAIMVEERTRYCTFVNMLQPVVHEECEVMSELGHLQEAMQLIAIVTKDPAQLPQASEELILESKANISLYPDSPGGSNSQGGCSNSLGSRKSSVCSISSINSSSSGSPGHHQFQRSLSQYSPAIRLKPGESSDSGFCSSPALTSQASTLASQSHAVSTWPPHTQDATSTVDRPHTISSAYEKGHQRPALTVYTFQSPETIAETQKSPANVACRPPLPVRCSSLERPLSTTSVKNANPNVPRQCPSPIPAHITKEHPQLQPTYVNMTELASMAASKTTNNSNNVNNNNNNNHHTSTSGNNGGASTNNVQQAASLQSHSQIPYQQQQQQQQQLHSPVLSSASSLISPDSNATNAISSPDVSACSTQTPQNTPQTGSPGTPNYSSIGCAGGGTINLGFRSTTPSSAGGGTAAVTPSESNIDTSSNHTITIDDNEEHFNNTISTTSASANITSTTTISTSDTSNNSSSNNTTTNTTTTATSSTNKPSPPHCSTVGGTADAPPKSVLDKDKDILKRTGSVLEKTSLFEQQINNNQLHQPTVPPPQQQQLSVPTSPATLSTRHNDPNALYGRRTNEEIYKSAGQLQLDRDADCIDKQTIEELNNLIGELDLFQREHENALLLQQQQQQQQQHHPHHPPQKHARHRYSNGGSGSGDPASESDTILANGVNNNHGGGMLASGHRNGSLHDAEDGLQLLEQPTTTLGGGGRLPSSISSSNSNLDEYLSNHQAADETNGSMTNLAAKYSNHNAQSADTTDYASTGGHYHRTSAYGQQQHQHQNHSIGLGLGSSAGGSTQGLDGIATGFENPSFMMENYYSQNRSEVVVLRCKDTSRNSLNNAPDDLLTGSGLMQLNGTPVDNSHQQQQQRLSSFRVTTSRPASPASMSSFFGISSRSPTPSLSLPVTANSSPQHHHHHGHNNHHHQAAAEANDPAVAPNSSNHAPSSAGPAPPYDDRINRNKPAITPRPASLSGPTRVTRRASVNTVKPPPPVRRSSSVTPSPSVGTNSTNTTTTTNLAQQSLAYTSSESLPPPPAYLLDSAAGSSPSISGNVAGTVKALNEIRHTPASPGVLRRAQQQSNPPSNQGSPTQYTNQYGTLPANRQHGHDHIPSTTSSLPPTAPTAAAVTAPQSHYPPSQHHHHHHPSTPNSFHATDSNKPLSNRSPKTNLHQQGGIYAQPKQLSTMSSFRTSSPGPQKPNSSFLAQLNAKIAPNKTPQSQSPVPYQQSQQQQQQQANNYGYTTAQSGNELIYQRSTPVDPRAYNNNQQHLQQQQQQQQQQQYYQQHQQQQQPPPHPPREGKHSIYSTSNQPTSQQHYQQQQQLHQQQQQYYQTQYQSQQQQPHQPLQYQQQPQSSPYYYQQQQQQQSQQAPHKQHQQQPQYGHVLPPAGATSSSGNSSSSAGGYPTQNIYVSTNPFVSSVQTSSGSGGGGMPVGSYSPSSFGKGTRHHHDDGASGGGASGSSTPNRTSNFLLPIRFYNTLDCVCALLFVVLFRCRVCLLFVCFVVVCCHFVLYILYIICAERYALFVCFFFVPLRSVFSSYFKHFCLHFSCFSNMHSHLKNCFLKFSGFIFSFFSVQTYTLTCVCKVMSRNCLFVI, encoded by the exons aacTCAAGCCCCCTGTGGGAGGACTTCATTGCCAAAGCAACAAAGCTGCATGCATGTCTAAG gGCTGCAATCCAAGCGTTGGCGGCCTACTTGGATGCATTCCAAAAAATCGCTGATGCCGCGACCAACTCTAGAG GAGCCACCAAAGAAATTGGAACGGCACTAACGCGCGTCTGCCTGCGGCACAAGGCGGTCGAGAGCCGCATGAAAACGTTCACCACCGCGATCATGGACTGTCTGGTGGTGCCGCTGCAGGAAAAGCTGGAAGACTGGAAGAAGCAGGTGACGGTGATCGATAAAGACCATGCCAAAGAATACAAGCGGTGCCGGGCGGAGCTGAAGAAGCGCTCGAGCGACACGCTGCGGCTGCAGAAGAAGGCCAAGAAGGGTGCCGCCGACAATCTGCACGTGCTGGTCGAATCCTCCATGCAGGACGTGACGATGCGCCGCTGCGAGCTGGAGGAGGTCGAGCGAAAGTCGCTGCGGGCGATCATGGTCGAGGAGCGGACGCGATACTGCACCTTCGTCAACATGCTGCAGCCGGTGGTGCACGAGGAGTGCGAGGTGATGTCGGAGCTCGGTCACTTGCAG GAAGCCATGCAGCTGATAGCGATCGTCACGAAGGATCCCGCCCAGCTGCCGCAAGCATCGGAGGAGCTAATCCTCGAGTCGAAGGCAAACATTAGCCTCTATCCCGACTCGCCCGGTGGCTCCAACTCGCAGGGCGGCTGCTCGAACTCGCTCGGCTCGCGCAAGAGCTCCGTCTGCTCGATCAGCTCGatcaacagtagcagcagtggaTCGCCGGGCCATCATCAGTTCCAGCGATCGTTATCACAG TACTCTCCGGCGATACGTTTGAAACCAGGCGAATCGAGCGATAGCGGCTTTTGCTCTTCACCAGCTTTAACTTCACAG GCCTCCACCTTAGCTAGTCAATCACATGCGGTATCAACGTGGCCACCGCACACACAGGATGCAACGTCAACCGTCGACCGTCCGCACACGATTTCGTCCGCCTACGAGAAGGGCCACCAGCGACCCGCCCTCACGGTGTACACCTTCCAGAGCCCGGAAACGATCGCCGAAACGCAAAAGTCGCCGGCAAACGTTGCCTGCCGACCGCCGCTACCAGTG cgCTGCTCCTCCCTCGAGAGACCACTCTCAACGACTTCCGTGAAGAATGCCAATCCCAACGTGCCGCGTCAGTGTCCGTCTCCGATTCCAGCGCACATTACCAAAG AACACCCACAACTTCAGCCCACCTACGTCAATATGACGGAACTGGCTTCGATGGCTGCTTCTAAAACCactaacaacagcaacaatgttaacaacaacaacaacaacaatcatcaCACATCAACAAGCGGCAACAATGGAGGTGCCAGTACGAATAACGTCCAGCAAGCGGCATCACTGCAGTCCCATTCCCAAATCCcataccagcagcagcagcaacagcaacagcaactgcACTCGCCTGTCCTCTCGTCCGCCTCCTCGCTAATCTCGCCCGATTCGAACGCGACGAACGCAATCAGCTCGCCGGACGTGTCCGCCTGCAGTACCCAGACGCCCCAGAACACGCCGCAGACCGGGTCGCCCGGTACGCCCAACTACAGCAGCATCGGCTGCGCCGGCGGCGGCACAATCAATCTCGGCTTCCGCAGCACGACACCGTCGTCGGCGGGCGGTGGCACCGCGGCCGTCACACCAAGCGAAAGTAATATTGACACTTCCTCCAACcacacgatcacgatcgaTGACAACGAGGAGCATTTTAACAACACCATCAGCACCACCTCCGCGTCCGCAAACATAACatctaccaccaccatcagcactTCCGATACTAGCAACAATTCCTCCtccaacaacaccaccaccaacaccactaccaccgcAACTAGCTCTACTAACAAACCATCTCCTCCCCACTGCTCCACCGTCGGCGGGACCGCCGACGCGCCGCCCAAAAGCGTGCTCGATAAGGACAAAGATATACTCAAACGTACCGGTTCAGTTCTAGAGAAAACGTCGCTGTTCGAGCAGCAGATCAACAACAACCAGCTGCATCAGCCGACGGTAccgccgccgcagcagcagcagctcagcGTGCCGACGTCGCCCGCCACCCTTTCGACGCGCCACAACGACCCGAACGCACTGTACGGACGACGGACGAACGAAGAAATCTACAAATCCGCCGGTCAGCTGCAGCTGGATCGCGATGCAG ACTGCATCGACAAGCAAACGATCGAAGAACTAAACAATCTGATTGGTGAATTAGATCTCTTTCAAAGAGAGCACGAAAATGCTCTGCtacttcagcagcagcagcagcaacagcagcagcaccatccaCACCATCCGCCACAGAAGCACGCCCGCCATCGGTACTCGAACGGCGGATCGGGCTCGGGCGATCCTGCATCCGAGTCCGACACGATCCTAGCGAACGGTGTGAATAACAATCATGGTGGTGGTATGCTAGCGTCCGGCCACCGCAATGGTAGCCTGCACGATGCCGAGGACGGTCTGCAGCTGCTGGAACAGCCAACCACTAccctcggtggtggtggtcggctACCGTCGTCGATCTCCTCCAGCAATAGCAATCTGGACGAGTACCTGAGCAACCATCAAGCGGCCGACGAGACGAACGGTTCGATGACGAACCTGGCGgccaagtacagcaaccacaATGCGCAGTCTGCCGACACGACCGATTATGCCAGCACGGGCGGCCACTACCACCGCACATCAGCgtacgggcagcagcagcatcaacaccAAAACCACTCGATCGGGCTCGGGCTCGGCTCGTCCGCCGGTGGCTCCACGCAGGGGCTCGATGGCATCGCGACCGGGTTCGAGAACCCCTCGTTCATGATGGAAAACTACTACAGCCAGAACCGTAGCGAGGTGGTCGTGTTGCGCTGCAAGGACACGAGCCGCAACAGTCTCAACAATGCGCCGGACGATCTGCTGACCGGGAGCGGACTGATGCAGCTGAACGGTACGCCGGTCGACAAttcgcatcagcagcagcagcaacggttaAGCTCGTTCCGCGTGACCACCTCGCGGCCAGCATCGCCCGCCTCGATGTCATCGTTCTTTGGCATTAGTTCCCGGTCGCCAACGCCGTCCCTGTCGCTGCCCGTGACGGCAAACTCGTCGccacagcatcatcatcatcatggccacaacaaccaccaccatcaggcGGCGGCCGAAGCGAATGACCCGGCGGTGGCGCCCAATTCGTCCAATCACGCACCATCGAGCGCTGGTCCGGCACCACCGTACGACGATCGTATCAATCGCAATAAACCCGCCATCACCCCGAGACCTGCATCGTTatctg GACCGACCCGTGTCACCCGACGTGCGTCCGTCAATACGGTGAAGCCGCCACCGCCGGTCCGGCGCAGCTCAAGCGTAACGCCTAGTCCTAGCGTAGGAACT aattccaccaacaccaccacaaccacaaaTCTTGCCCAGCAAAGCCTAGCTTACACCTCATCAGAAagtttaccaccaccacccgcttATCTGTTAGATTCGGCCGCCGGAAGTTCACCTAGTA TTTCAGGAAATGTGGCGGGCACGGTGAAGGCACTGAATGAAATCAGGCACACCCCGGCCAGTCCGGGCGTGTTGCGAAGGGCTCAGCAGCAGAGTAACCCTCCATCCAATCAAGGATCTCCTACG CAATACACCAACCAGTACGGTACACTGCCCGCCAACAGGCAGCATGGTCATGATCATATTCCAAGCACGACATCATCATTACCCCCGACTGCTCCTACAGCTGCTGCAGTGACTGCGCCCCAATCACACTATCCCCCATCtcaacaccatcatcaccaccaccccagTACACCAAACTCATTCCATGCCACTGATAGTAACAAGCCG CTATCGAACCGATCTCCGAAAACGAATCTCCACCAACAGGGAGGAATATACGCACAACCGAAACAGCTATCGACCATGTCCAGCTTCCGCACCTCAAGTCCTG GTCCCCAGAAGCCAAACAGTAGCTTCCTCGCACAGCTAAACGCCAAGATAGCACCGAACAAAACGCCACAATCGCAGTCACCTGTGCCCTACCAACagtcacagcagcagcagcagcagcaggcaaacAACTACGGTTACACGACGGCACAGTCCGGCAACGAGCTGATCTACCAACGGTCCACTCCGGTCGATCCGCGAGCGTACAACAATAATCAGCAACAccttcaacagcagcagcagcagcagcaacaacaacagtactaccaacagcatcaacagcagcagcagcccccgCCACATCCACCACGCGAGGGTAAACATTCAATCTATTCCACCTCTAATCAGCCCACTTCACAGCAGCactaccagcagcaacagcagctgcatcaacagcaacagcaatacTATCAAACGCAGTATCaatcgcagcagcaacaaccacatcAGCCGCTGCAGtaccagcagcaaccgcaaTCCTCGCCATACTAttaccaacaacagcagcagcagcaatcgcaaCAGGCGCCTCACaagcaacaccaacagcagccaCAGTACGGTCATGTTCTACCACCCGCCGGGGCTACTAGCAGTAGTggcaatagtagtagtagtgccgGTGGCTATCCGACGCAAAACATTTACGTCTCGACGAACCCGTTCGTCAGTTCCGTCCAAACGTCGtccggtagtggtggtggtggcatgcCAGTCGGTAGCTACTCACCTTCGTCCTTTGGCAAAGGCACACGTCATCACCATGACGACGGGGCCAGTGGGGGCGGCGCTAGTGGCAGTAGTACCCCGAATCGGACAAGTAATTTTCTCCTCCCAATCCGTTTTTACAACACTCTTGACTGTGTTTGTGCGCTTTTGTTTGTCGTTCTTTTCCGTTGCCGAGTGTGTTtgctgttcgtttgttttgtcgttgtttgttgccattttgttttatatattttatatatcaTATGTGCCGAACGTtacgctttgtttgtttgttttttttttgttccgttacgttctgttttttcttcttattttaaacatttttgtttgcatttttcatgttttagtAACATGCATTCCCACTTGAAGAATTGTTTCCTAAAATTCAGTGGatttattttctcattttttagTGTGCAAACTTATACTTTGACGTGTGTTTGTAAAGTAATGAGCCGTAATTGCTTATTCGTAATTTGA
- the LOC1276193 gene encoding uncharacterized protein DDB_G0283357 isoform X2: MDIGMDRSGTDAGMATIGSLFQHIVNEMKNSSPLWEDFIAKATKLHACLRAAIQALAAYLDAFQKIADAATNSRGATKEIGTALTRVCLRHKAVESRMKTFTTAIMDCLVVPLQEKLEDWKKQVTVIDKDHAKEYKRCRAELKKRSSDTLRLQKKAKKGAADNLHVLVESSMQDVTMRRCELEEVERKSLRAIMVEERTRYCTFVNMLQPVVHEECEVMSELGHLQEAMQLIAIVTKDPAQLPQASEELILESKANISLYPDSPGGSNSQGGCSNSLGSRKSSVCSISSINSSSSGSPGHHQFQRSLSQYSPAIRLKPGESSDSGFCSSPALTSQASTLASQSHAVSTWPPHTQDATSTVDRPHTISSAYEKGHQRPALTVYTFQSPETIAETQKSPANVACRPPLPVRCSSLERPLSTTSVKNANPNVPRQCPSPIPAHITKEHPQLQPTYVNMTELASMAASKTTNNSNNVNNNNNNNHHTSTSGNNGGASTNNVQQAASLQSHSQIPYQQQQQQQQQLHSPVLSSASSLISPDSNATNAISSPDVSACSTQTPQNTPQTGSPGTPNYSSIGCAGGGTINLGFRSTTPSSAGGGTAAVTPSESNIDTSSNHTITIDDNEEHFNNTISTTSASANITSTTTISTSDTSNNSSSNNTTTNTTTTATSSTNKPSPPHCSTVGGTADAPPKSVLDKDKDILKRTGSVLEKTSLFEQQINNNQLHQPTVPPPQQQQLSVPTSPATLSTRHNDPNALYGRRTNEEIYKSAGQLQLDRDADLFQREHENALLLQQQQQQQQQHHPHHPPQKHARHRYSNGGSGSGDPASESDTILANGVNNNHGGGMLASGHRNGSLHDAEDGLQLLEQPTTTLGGGGRLPSSISSSNSNLDEYLSNHQAADETNGSMTNLAAKYSNHNAQSADTTDYASTGGHYHRTSAYGQQQHQHQNHSIGLGLGSSAGGSTQGLDGIATGFENPSFMMENYYSQNRSEVVVLRCKDTSRNSLNNAPDDLLTGSGLMQLNGTPVDNSHQQQQQRLSSFRVTTSRPASPASMSSFFGISSRSPTPSLSLPVTANSSPQHHHHHGHNNHHHQAAAEANDPAVAPNSSNHAPSSAGPAPPYDDRINRNKPAITPRPASLSGPTRVTRRASVNTVKPPPPVRRSSSVTPSPSVGTNSTNTTTTTNLAQQSLAYTSSESLPPPPAYLLDSAAGSSPSISGNVAGTVKALNEIRHTPASPGVLRRAQQQSNPPSNQGSPTQYTNQYGTLPANRQHGHDHIPSTTSSLPPTAPTAAAVTAPQSHYPPSQHHHHHHPSTPNSFHATDSNKPLSNRSPKTNLHQQGGIYAQPKQLSTMSSFRTSSPGPQKPNSSFLAQLNAKIAPNKTPQSQSPVPYQQSQQQQQQQANNYGYTTAQSGNELIYQRSTPVDPRAYNNNQQHLQQQQQQQQQQQYYQQHQQQQQPPPHPPREGKHSIYSTSNQPTSQQHYQQQQQLHQQQQQYYQTQYQSQQQQPHQPLQYQQQPQSSPYYYQQQQQQQSQQAPHKQHQQQPQYGHVLPPAGATSSSGNSSSSAGGYPTQNIYVSTNPFVSSVQTSSGSGGGGMPVGSYSPSSFGKGTRHHHDDGASGGGASGSSTPNRTSNFLLPIRFYNTLDCVCALLFVVLFRCRVCLLFVCFVVVCCHFVLYILYIICAERYALFVCFFFVPLRSVFSSYFKHFCLHFSCFSNMHSHLKNCFLKFSGFIFSFFSVQTYTLTCVCKVMSRNCLFVI; the protein is encoded by the exons aacTCAAGCCCCCTGTGGGAGGACTTCATTGCCAAAGCAACAAAGCTGCATGCATGTCTAAG gGCTGCAATCCAAGCGTTGGCGGCCTACTTGGATGCATTCCAAAAAATCGCTGATGCCGCGACCAACTCTAGAG GAGCCACCAAAGAAATTGGAACGGCACTAACGCGCGTCTGCCTGCGGCACAAGGCGGTCGAGAGCCGCATGAAAACGTTCACCACCGCGATCATGGACTGTCTGGTGGTGCCGCTGCAGGAAAAGCTGGAAGACTGGAAGAAGCAGGTGACGGTGATCGATAAAGACCATGCCAAAGAATACAAGCGGTGCCGGGCGGAGCTGAAGAAGCGCTCGAGCGACACGCTGCGGCTGCAGAAGAAGGCCAAGAAGGGTGCCGCCGACAATCTGCACGTGCTGGTCGAATCCTCCATGCAGGACGTGACGATGCGCCGCTGCGAGCTGGAGGAGGTCGAGCGAAAGTCGCTGCGGGCGATCATGGTCGAGGAGCGGACGCGATACTGCACCTTCGTCAACATGCTGCAGCCGGTGGTGCACGAGGAGTGCGAGGTGATGTCGGAGCTCGGTCACTTGCAG GAAGCCATGCAGCTGATAGCGATCGTCACGAAGGATCCCGCCCAGCTGCCGCAAGCATCGGAGGAGCTAATCCTCGAGTCGAAGGCAAACATTAGCCTCTATCCCGACTCGCCCGGTGGCTCCAACTCGCAGGGCGGCTGCTCGAACTCGCTCGGCTCGCGCAAGAGCTCCGTCTGCTCGATCAGCTCGatcaacagtagcagcagtggaTCGCCGGGCCATCATCAGTTCCAGCGATCGTTATCACAG TACTCTCCGGCGATACGTTTGAAACCAGGCGAATCGAGCGATAGCGGCTTTTGCTCTTCACCAGCTTTAACTTCACAG GCCTCCACCTTAGCTAGTCAATCACATGCGGTATCAACGTGGCCACCGCACACACAGGATGCAACGTCAACCGTCGACCGTCCGCACACGATTTCGTCCGCCTACGAGAAGGGCCACCAGCGACCCGCCCTCACGGTGTACACCTTCCAGAGCCCGGAAACGATCGCCGAAACGCAAAAGTCGCCGGCAAACGTTGCCTGCCGACCGCCGCTACCAGTG cgCTGCTCCTCCCTCGAGAGACCACTCTCAACGACTTCCGTGAAGAATGCCAATCCCAACGTGCCGCGTCAGTGTCCGTCTCCGATTCCAGCGCACATTACCAAAG AACACCCACAACTTCAGCCCACCTACGTCAATATGACGGAACTGGCTTCGATGGCTGCTTCTAAAACCactaacaacagcaacaatgttaacaacaacaacaacaacaatcatcaCACATCAACAAGCGGCAACAATGGAGGTGCCAGTACGAATAACGTCCAGCAAGCGGCATCACTGCAGTCCCATTCCCAAATCCcataccagcagcagcagcaacagcaacagcaactgcACTCGCCTGTCCTCTCGTCCGCCTCCTCGCTAATCTCGCCCGATTCGAACGCGACGAACGCAATCAGCTCGCCGGACGTGTCCGCCTGCAGTACCCAGACGCCCCAGAACACGCCGCAGACCGGGTCGCCCGGTACGCCCAACTACAGCAGCATCGGCTGCGCCGGCGGCGGCACAATCAATCTCGGCTTCCGCAGCACGACACCGTCGTCGGCGGGCGGTGGCACCGCGGCCGTCACACCAAGCGAAAGTAATATTGACACTTCCTCCAACcacacgatcacgatcgaTGACAACGAGGAGCATTTTAACAACACCATCAGCACCACCTCCGCGTCCGCAAACATAACatctaccaccaccatcagcactTCCGATACTAGCAACAATTCCTCCtccaacaacaccaccaccaacaccactaccaccgcAACTAGCTCTACTAACAAACCATCTCCTCCCCACTGCTCCACCGTCGGCGGGACCGCCGACGCGCCGCCCAAAAGCGTGCTCGATAAGGACAAAGATATACTCAAACGTACCGGTTCAGTTCTAGAGAAAACGTCGCTGTTCGAGCAGCAGATCAACAACAACCAGCTGCATCAGCCGACGGTAccgccgccgcagcagcagcagctcagcGTGCCGACGTCGCCCGCCACCCTTTCGACGCGCCACAACGACCCGAACGCACTGTACGGACGACGGACGAACGAAGAAATCTACAAATCCGCCGGTCAGCTGCAGCTGGATCGCGATGCAG ATCTCTTTCAAAGAGAGCACGAAAATGCTCTGCtacttcagcagcagcagcagcaacagcagcagcaccatccaCACCATCCGCCACAGAAGCACGCCCGCCATCGGTACTCGAACGGCGGATCGGGCTCGGGCGATCCTGCATCCGAGTCCGACACGATCCTAGCGAACGGTGTGAATAACAATCATGGTGGTGGTATGCTAGCGTCCGGCCACCGCAATGGTAGCCTGCACGATGCCGAGGACGGTCTGCAGCTGCTGGAACAGCCAACCACTAccctcggtggtggtggtcggctACCGTCGTCGATCTCCTCCAGCAATAGCAATCTGGACGAGTACCTGAGCAACCATCAAGCGGCCGACGAGACGAACGGTTCGATGACGAACCTGGCGgccaagtacagcaaccacaATGCGCAGTCTGCCGACACGACCGATTATGCCAGCACGGGCGGCCACTACCACCGCACATCAGCgtacgggcagcagcagcatcaacaccAAAACCACTCGATCGGGCTCGGGCTCGGCTCGTCCGCCGGTGGCTCCACGCAGGGGCTCGATGGCATCGCGACCGGGTTCGAGAACCCCTCGTTCATGATGGAAAACTACTACAGCCAGAACCGTAGCGAGGTGGTCGTGTTGCGCTGCAAGGACACGAGCCGCAACAGTCTCAACAATGCGCCGGACGATCTGCTGACCGGGAGCGGACTGATGCAGCTGAACGGTACGCCGGTCGACAAttcgcatcagcagcagcagcaacggttaAGCTCGTTCCGCGTGACCACCTCGCGGCCAGCATCGCCCGCCTCGATGTCATCGTTCTTTGGCATTAGTTCCCGGTCGCCAACGCCGTCCCTGTCGCTGCCCGTGACGGCAAACTCGTCGccacagcatcatcatcatcatggccacaacaaccaccaccatcaggcGGCGGCCGAAGCGAATGACCCGGCGGTGGCGCCCAATTCGTCCAATCACGCACCATCGAGCGCTGGTCCGGCACCACCGTACGACGATCGTATCAATCGCAATAAACCCGCCATCACCCCGAGACCTGCATCGTTatctg GACCGACCCGTGTCACCCGACGTGCGTCCGTCAATACGGTGAAGCCGCCACCGCCGGTCCGGCGCAGCTCAAGCGTAACGCCTAGTCCTAGCGTAGGAACT aattccaccaacaccaccacaaccacaaaTCTTGCCCAGCAAAGCCTAGCTTACACCTCATCAGAAagtttaccaccaccacccgcttATCTGTTAGATTCGGCCGCCGGAAGTTCACCTAGTA TTTCAGGAAATGTGGCGGGCACGGTGAAGGCACTGAATGAAATCAGGCACACCCCGGCCAGTCCGGGCGTGTTGCGAAGGGCTCAGCAGCAGAGTAACCCTCCATCCAATCAAGGATCTCCTACG CAATACACCAACCAGTACGGTACACTGCCCGCCAACAGGCAGCATGGTCATGATCATATTCCAAGCACGACATCATCATTACCCCCGACTGCTCCTACAGCTGCTGCAGTGACTGCGCCCCAATCACACTATCCCCCATCtcaacaccatcatcaccaccaccccagTACACCAAACTCATTCCATGCCACTGATAGTAACAAGCCG CTATCGAACCGATCTCCGAAAACGAATCTCCACCAACAGGGAGGAATATACGCACAACCGAAACAGCTATCGACCATGTCCAGCTTCCGCACCTCAAGTCCTG GTCCCCAGAAGCCAAACAGTAGCTTCCTCGCACAGCTAAACGCCAAGATAGCACCGAACAAAACGCCACAATCGCAGTCACCTGTGCCCTACCAACagtcacagcagcagcagcagcagcaggcaaacAACTACGGTTACACGACGGCACAGTCCGGCAACGAGCTGATCTACCAACGGTCCACTCCGGTCGATCCGCGAGCGTACAACAATAATCAGCAACAccttcaacagcagcagcagcagcagcaacaacaacagtactaccaacagcatcaacagcagcagcagcccccgCCACATCCACCACGCGAGGGTAAACATTCAATCTATTCCACCTCTAATCAGCCCACTTCACAGCAGCactaccagcagcaacagcagctgcatcaacagcaacagcaatacTATCAAACGCAGTATCaatcgcagcagcaacaaccacatcAGCCGCTGCAGtaccagcagcaaccgcaaTCCTCGCCATACTAttaccaacaacagcagcagcagcaatcgcaaCAGGCGCCTCACaagcaacaccaacagcagccaCAGTACGGTCATGTTCTACCACCCGCCGGGGCTACTAGCAGTAGTggcaatagtagtagtagtgccgGTGGCTATCCGACGCAAAACATTTACGTCTCGACGAACCCGTTCGTCAGTTCCGTCCAAACGTCGtccggtagtggtggtggtggcatgcCAGTCGGTAGCTACTCACCTTCGTCCTTTGGCAAAGGCACACGTCATCACCATGACGACGGGGCCAGTGGGGGCGGCGCTAGTGGCAGTAGTACCCCGAATCGGACAAGTAATTTTCTCCTCCCAATCCGTTTTTACAACACTCTTGACTGTGTTTGTGCGCTTTTGTTTGTCGTTCTTTTCCGTTGCCGAGTGTGTTtgctgttcgtttgttttgtcgttgtttgttgccattttgttttatatattttatatatcaTATGTGCCGAACGTtacgctttgtttgtttgttttttttttgttccgttacgttctgttttttcttcttattttaaacatttttgtttgcatttttcatgttttagtAACATGCATTCCCACTTGAAGAATTGTTTCCTAAAATTCAGTGGatttattttctcattttttagTGTGCAAACTTATACTTTGACGTGTGTTTGTAAAGTAATGAGCCGTAATTGCTTATTCGTAATTTGA